The genomic window TCCTTCATTCTCTAGCTGTAATGGACCTATGTCCATGCATCCTTAAGGAAATCACCGGCCTAATAGATTCCAAGCTCTCATATCACCTGAACATTCTGGAGGAAGAAGGCCTCATATGCTCCTCACCTCGTCATAAATGGAGGATATACTACCTCACGGACCGGGGGAAGTCCAAGATCCCCCTTCCTTAAGGCTGCCTCTCTTCAACCATCTCCTTGATCTCTTCAACACTTGGCACTCGACCAAGGGCGACGATCTCGCCGTCGATCGCTAGTCCAGGAGTCATCATGGCACCGCGCGATGATATTTCGTTGATATCGGTGACCTTTACGACCTCGATGTCGGTTCCGTCCACGGCCTCCTTGACATTCTTTTCCAGCCGTCTGCATTTGGAGCAACCCGTCCCTAGTACTTCGATTTTAACCACCATCGTTCTTCCTCCGATCGTATTCCTTGACCATCGCTAGCTCGTAATCCTTCTCCTGGCTTCTCGGGACGAAATTAAAGATCTTTACTTCCTTTAAGAGTGCCCTACCGATCTCAGCATCGTCCAAGTTCATTGCCCGGATCTTGGCTATTATCTCATCGAGCTGAGCTATTCCTGTCTCCTGGTCCCGTATCATGATCTTCTTGATTTTCCTGGCAGCTGCCGCAGCGCAACATGGTTTGTCATCGACCATACGCTCACCCGAAAATGGATCCGTAGATGAATCCTGTCATTGTTGAAAGGAAGACCACTAGCAGGATGTATGCTACGGTCTTCCGTGCCCCCATTATGCGGTACAGCACGATCATCGACGGAAGGCTCAGCGAAGGTCCGGTCAACAACAGCGCCAGTGCCGGCCCGCCCCCCATGACTCCGGTCGAGTAACCAAAGGTCGTACCGATGATCGGCACCTCTAACAGCGTTGGCATGTACAGCAGGGCGCCGATGATCGACGCGAGGAACGTAGAACCCAGCGAATTTCCGCCTAAGTAGGGACGGAAAGATTCGGGCGGCACGAAGTACGCAATGACTCCGACCGCGAATGTCCCCACAATCAAGATGGGAAATATTTTCTTGGTCAAATCCCAAGTCTCCATCCCCCAGTCGGTAACCTCATCCCTCTGGAAAAAGTAGATCAGGATAATGGCCACCGCCACGGTGAGGATGTAGACGATGGCTAGCTTGGGTATCCAGTCCAGCTTGGACGAGCCGATGAGCAGGATGGCTATAAGGAGTATGAAGAACGACGGGACGACCCACTTCGGCCTCTCCTCTTTACTCACCTTTACATCGGCCTTCGCTCCATCTCTTTCAGACGCCCGCTTCTCCTCATCCTTGCGAAAGATGACCGACATGAGGAAACCAATGATCACAGAAAGGCCGATGGCTGCAATGGCCCTTGCCAGCCCGAGATCGTAGCCCAAAACCTGAGCGGTATAGACTATCGCTAGGACATTGATGGCTGGGCCGGCGAAGAGGAAGGTTGCTGCCGGGCCCAGACCACTGCCCTTCTTGTATATCCCAGCGAAAAGCGGAAGGATGGTACAACTGCAAACAGCCAGGACGGTGCCGGAGACCGCCGCCACCGGATACGAAATGTATTTCCTCGTTTGAGGTCCGAAGTAGCGAAGGATCGCGTCCTTCTTGACGAAGGCGGCGATGGCGCCGGCAATGAAGAAAGCGGGGATGAGGCAGGTCAGAACATGCTGAGACATGTAGTCCAGCAGGCTATTGAGCCCGCTCATCAGAGGATCTAATAAGAGGTCACTCATGGTCTCATCATTTCAATATAAATTGAAATCATGAAAAACATACCGATATTAATTAGTTGCTATTCGAGCTAAGGCCCTATGTTATTGTTTTTTACTCCCGGCCAATTCAGGCACACGTGGTCGGCGTCCCCCTTGATTTGGCCTCGATCGATGCCCTCCCGCTTGAATATCTTCTGATCGCCACTTTGTCATCTTCAATCAATATCGCCATTATGAAATCACAGCGAGAATATTTTACTCCAATTCGTTACCAATGCGCTGAGCTGTCAGGTCGATGCTCGATGGGCCGCTGGCGTTGGCCCCATACTCCTCGGCTGAAGAGCTTCCCCAGTTATGGCGTCTTGGGCGGCACACAAACCCTCATGCTAGCAACTTCAGGATGAGCTGGATGGCGAACACCCACATTATCAGCCCGAACCCGACTTTGACCCAGGCGGATTTCAGCTTCACGGTGAGGCGTGCCCCTATCGATGCACCGATGAAGACCGCCACGCTCCCAACAATAATCAGGGCGGCATCCAGGGTACCGAAGGCCGAATGGCCGATGACTCCGAACAGTGAGGAAAATATCACGATGAACGACACTGTCCCCGCGGAGTTCTTCATCGGATACCGGCAAATGAACAGAAGGAACGGCACGATGACGATGCCACCACCGACGCCTAACAGCCCAGACAAAATGCCGACGGCGAAGCTGAAGAGGATGATCATCGCATACATCGCCCCGGAGAAACCGGCGGGGCAGGTCTCCGCATCGGTCTTCTTCTCCCATATCGTATAAATCATCCTGGCCCCTGCACCGACCAGGAATAGTACGAATAACCACATCAACAGCGTCGGATCGACGAAGTTGCCCAGCACACCACCTACCAGGGCGCCGAGGCAGATCCCAGGGATGAATGCCGCCGCTATCTTCAGGTCGATCAGCTTGCTGCGGTAGTAGACAACAGACGCCGAGGCGGCGGTGACCAGGTTCAATACCAGCGATGTGGACACCGAGATCAGGGCCGTGTAGCCGAGCAGAAAGAGGATCGGGGTGTACAGGGAGCCGCCACCCTGCCCGAACATCGAGAAAATGATGGAAACGAGCAGGACTGAGATGACCGCAATCCAGAACACCCCATCCATGGTATCGCCTACTGCACGCCCTTCAGCACGTTCACCCAGGTTTGGTCGTATCCGGAACAGGGGATGCACACGGGCTGACCGTCTTTCGTTCTCGCGTACCGCTCGAACACATATTCGCCGCACTTGCTGCACTTGACCTTGGCGAACGAGCCCTTCGGTCTGCTGAAGGCGAACTCGGGTAGGCGCTCGACCTTAAACAATTCCTCATCGGACGCCTCCAAGACCTTTGCAACGACCTTTTTCGTCACATCGGCAGGAATGTCCGAGGGTTCGATCCCTTTCTTCCGGTAGACGAAGAATTCGAACTTGCCCAACTCATCCTGGAACTCGGAACGGAGGGAAATTCGTACCGCTCCCTTGCCCGGAACGAACAAGATGGTGGCAACCTTTCCATAATCGAGCCGTTCCATCATCAGCTTTCCGTAGGTACACCCGGTGGCGGCCATCGTGCCGTCCATCATGCATGTCTGTGGATGCCCGACGCCCATCTCCGAGAAGGCGAACGCACCGTGGTCCCTGACCCTCTCGATTCCTAGCTCATTCATTGCCAGCACGCCCATCCTATAGCCTATCGGCATGAATGGGCAGGTGTGCCCATGGAACTCCCAGACCCATTCAGGGATCTTGACCCCGTTATCAGTCATGTCAATCACATCATTTCAATATATGTTGAAATGATTTTCCTGATATATCCGTGTTTTCCCTGATTCAATGTCTGTGAGCTGAGGGCGATATGGGTCGGAATGATGCCTGGCTCGAAGGGATCAACCGTCGATGAACTCGATGCTGAGAGGCATGCCCTTCCGGGTCTGGGATCGAGCAATCATCCCCGCCTCGACCCATGCGGCGGTCATAACTCCCGATGGCAGGAGGCAGTTCGCGCTCATTTCCGAGATCATGAAGTCGCGGAAGATCTTGCTTTGAGCCTTATCGGTCAAATCGAATAACGTCAGGGGGCCAAGACCTTCGACATACTTCTCAGCCTTCTTGCATGTGCTGGCAGCTTTGACCAGATACTCACCATCATCGTTCTTATCCACCGTTATCTCTGTCGTATTTCCACACGGGAACATTTTGACTCTGACCTCGGAAGTCATAACAATCGCCCCATAGTACAATGTCAGCTATGCAAAGCGGTTATCGCCATATAAACATTACAACTTTTGTTGAACTGAAAACAAAAAAGGCCCGAATTAATGGACCTGATGAACTACCCCTGCACCAACAAGCTCCATCGAATCGATCTTCCTACTGCTTTTCATAGTGTCCTAGGCTACGGTTTGACCTCCTCCCGTCAAGTTAGAACTCGTCCGCGGCCGTCGGGAGCACCTCTCGTTATAAATGGGAACGTAGCATTTCCTTCCCTCGATGGGGAAGGTAGAAGTGATAACGAAGAAAGTTTCCAAGAGCGAATGCTGCGACGACGTGAGAAACCTGCCGGAGGAGATGGAGTCAGCCATCGCGGCCATCGGAGGCATGGATCGTCTGAGGACGAAGGTTCCCGACCGCGACGGCCTGGTCGTGGACGCGGCGATGTTCCAGGCCCTGTCGGATCCCATCCGCCTCCAGATCCTCCACACACTGGCTGTAACGGACCTATGTCCATGCATTCTGAAGGAGATCACCGGACTGTCGGACTCCAAGCTCTCCTATCACCTCAATATCCTGGAGGGCAGCGGCCTCATCTCTTCGTCCCACAAGCAGCGGTGGCGCATCTACGGGATAACGGAGCTGGGCCGCTCCCGCTTGATGAGCCACGGTCGCCCTGAGGCCGTAGGGAAGGCGAGTTCCCCGTGCTAGTCTGCGGCCTCGCTTAATCGCTCGGCGCACCATGGCCGCTGGACGCCGCCCGCGTCACCGGGCTGGGGCCTTCGCTTGGCAGCTCCCTCTCCTCCTCAACGATCAGGTCGCCGATGACCGGAGTGAACGGGTCCATGAACGCCCCGACCAGGCCAGCGGTGCGCAGCGCGGTGGCCTCCAGCTCGGTGACCCCGCCGCCCATGATGATGCCCACCTCCTGCTCGCTGAGCACGCCGAGGAGCGATTGGTCGATGCCCTTCCCCCGGCCGATGCGCCGGAGGTCCAGCAC from Methanomassiliicoccus sp. includes these protein-coding regions:
- a CDS encoding winged helix-turn-helix domain-containing protein — protein: MASKVSKKECCDNVMNLPEEMEEAIQEVGGLDGLKGRIPERQELTAEGKLHQALSDPIRLQILHSLAVMDLCPCILKEITGLIDSKLSYHLNILEEEGLICSSPRHKWRIYYLTDRGKSKIPLP
- a CDS encoding thioredoxin family protein, whose amino-acid sequence is MVVKIEVLGTGCSKCRRLEKNVKEAVDGTDIEVVKVTDINEISSRGAMMTPGLAIDGEIVALGRVPSVEEIKEMVEERQP
- a CDS encoding permease — protein: MSGLNSLLDYMSQHVLTCLIPAFFIAGAIAAFVKKDAILRYFGPQTRKYISYPVAAVSGTVLAVCSCTILPLFAGIYKKGSGLGPAATFLFAGPAINVLAIVYTAQVLGYDLGLARAIAAIGLSVIIGFLMSVIFRKDEEKRASERDGAKADVKVSKEERPKWVVPSFFILLIAILLIGSSKLDWIPKLAIVYILTVAVAIILIYFFQRDEVTDWGMETWDLTKKIFPILIVGTFAVGVIAYFVPPESFRPYLGGNSLGSTFLASIIGALLYMPTLLEVPIIGTTFGYSTGVMGGGPALALLLTGPSLSLPSMIVLYRIMGARKTVAYILLVVFLSTMTGFIYGSIFG
- a CDS encoding sulfite exporter TauE/SafE family protein; amino-acid sequence: MDGVFWIAVISVLLVSIIFSMFGQGGGSLYTPILFLLGYTALISVSTSLVLNLVTAASASVVYYRSKLIDLKIAAAFIPGICLGALVGGVLGNFVDPTLLMWLFVLFLVGAGARMIYTIWEKKTDAETCPAGFSGAMYAMIILFSFAVGILSGLLGVGGGIVIVPFLLFICRYPMKNSAGTVSFIVIFSSLFGVIGHSAFGTLDAALIIVGSVAVFIGASIGARLTVKLKSAWVKVGFGLIMWVFAIQLILKLLA
- a CDS encoding FmdE family protein encodes the protein MTDNGVKIPEWVWEFHGHTCPFMPIGYRMGVLAMNELGIERVRDHGAFAFSEMGVGHPQTCMMDGTMAATGCTYGKLMMERLDYGKVATILFVPGKGAVRISLRSEFQDELGKFEFFVYRKKGIEPSDIPADVTKKVVAKVLEASDEELFKVERLPEFAFSRPKGSFAKVKCSKCGEYVFERYARTKDGQPVCIPCSGYDQTWVNVLKGVQ
- a CDS encoding metalloregulator ArsR/SmtB family transcription factor, whose protein sequence is MGKVEVITKKVSKSECCDDVRNLPEEMESAIAAIGGMDRLRTKVPDRDGLVVDAAMFQALSDPIRLQILHTLAVTDLCPCILKEITGLSDSKLSYHLNILEGSGLISSSHKQRWRIYGITELGRSRLMSHGRPEAVGKASSPC